One window of Acropora palmata chromosome 1, jaAcrPala1.3, whole genome shotgun sequence genomic DNA carries:
- the LOC141873477 gene encoding uncharacterized protein LOC141873477 yields the protein MPGKIQEHRKRFLCDFFRTTVLFWPPSYGKIVLVLDEESEMDHDFGEIISNHNRARFPDYKLEVLYEALPKDENVLEFLDAPRDAGYNRQLWSSFFFDLYTNDSIIGWMDSDAAFITPVTKSMIFNGKRLRVLGWDCTFDLVWVKQWALTTQRALGLPYVADYMSYFPVYIYRDTFLHCREYIMKHLKVSDFEQAFKLFYHDMTMLSPVSVVLSYAWYFERDRYDWNMKLCAGLIEYNKRFPAAATIGPEHLEDILSQPQATFHVTYGEFLSYNILVSFCLSHKAAGNKLDICLKHKFELSDNFDLLHHDLQRVRTIRPNPCSGKKASYCLGVLRHHYKEVGHEVKAKRRKLDWSSVQTAEKLARQYGITCKPLLY from the coding sequence ATGCCTGGGAAGATACAGGAGCACCGGAAGCGTTTCCTTTGTGACTTTTTCAGGACCACTGTTCTCTTTTGGCCACCATCATATGGGAAGATAGTCTTAGTGCTTGATGAAGAATCAGAAATGGATCACGACTTTGGAGAGATTATTTCAAATCACAATAGGGCGCGCTTCCCAGATTACAAGCTGGAAGTATTGTACGAAGCACTTCCAAAGGATGAAAATGTGTTAGAATTTCTAGATGCACCAAGAGATGCAGGTTATAATCGCCAACTTTGGAGCAGTTTCTTCTTTGATTTGTATACAAATGATTCAATCATTGGTTGGATGGATAGCGATGCGGCCTTCATTACACCGGtgacaaaatcaatgatttttaATGGGAAGCGATTGAGGGTTTTGGGTTGGGATTGCACTTTTGATTTAGTGTGGGTTAAACAATGGGCTCTGACTACACAAAGAGCGTTAGGATTACCATATGTGGCAGACTACATGAGTTATTTTCCAGTTTACATTTATAGAGACACTTTTCTCCACTGTAGAGAATATATAATGAAGCACTTGAAGGTTAGTGATTTTGAACAAGCCTTTAAGTTATTTTATCATGATATGACTATGCTGTCCCCAGTCAGTGTCGTACTCAGTTATGCTTGGTATTTCGAAAGAGATCGATACGACTGGAACATGAAATTGTGCGCTGGTTTAATAGAATACAACAAACGGTTCCCAGCTGCTGCTACTATTGGACCAGAACACCTTGAAGATATTTTGTCCCAGCCTCAGGCAACATTTCATGTTACTTATGGAGAGTTTTTGTCATATAACATTCTAGTCAGTTTTTGCTTGTCACACAAGGCAGCAGGAAATAAGCTTGATATTTGTCTGAAGCACAAGTTTGAACTTAGTGACAACTTTGATTTGTTGCACCATGATCTGCAAAGGGTGAGAACTATTCGCCCAAATCCTTGTTCTGGCAAAAAGGCATCTTATTGTCTAGGAGTTTTAAGACATCACTATAAAGAAGTTGGTCATGAGGTTAAAGCGAAAAGACGAAAACTGGATTGGAGCAGTGTACAAACTGCTGAGAAGCTAGCAAGACAATATGGAATAACATGCAAACCATTACTTTACTGA
- the LOC141890537 gene encoding putative ATP-dependent DNA helicase Q1, protein MPEELDVVLEAALQKALNFLSERGFNRELRQEQKSSVKKLFTGGDLLAVLPTGFGKSLIFQLLALVNDDHVVLVICPLKSIVNDQIKEASSMGISAGSLSDCLQTDIVSGKYTVCFLLLLKKHSPKVSSRPSKEKATRFATISLLLWWMSHTPLRLGLEKGTCKI, encoded by the exons ATGCCGGAAGAGCTGGATGTAGTGTTGGAAGCTGCTTTacaaaaagcattaaattttCTCTCGGAACGGGGATTTAATCGCGAGCTTCGACAAGAGCAAAAGTCTTCTGTGAAAAAACTATTCACTGGAGGAGATTTACTTGCTGTTCTCCCCACAGGATTTGGAAAAAGCTTGATTTTTCAACTGTTAGCACTTGTAAACGACGACCATGTTGTCCTTGTAATTTGTCCATTGAAAAGTATTGTAAACGATCAAATCAAGGAGGCCTCTTCGATGGGGATTTCGGCTGGCTCGTTGTCTGACTGCCTCCAAACAGATATCGTGAGCGGAAAATATACCGTCTGCTTTTTGCTTCTGCTGAAGAAGCACTCGCCAAAAGTTTCCTCGAGGCCCTCAAAAGAGAAGGCAACTCGCTTCGCGACAATCTCGCTGCTATTGTGGTGGATGAGTCACACACCATTGAGACTTGGACTGGAAAAAG GTACATGCAAGATATAG